A single Micromonospora luteifusca DNA region contains:
- a CDS encoding BON domain-containing protein, translating into MTEVVDVRDDQRIQRDVLAELAWDARLRPNEIGVTVDQGVVTLTGFVDGAARRWAATRCAQRVRGVRAVADEIEVRLPGTPGRTDAEIALAASRALEWDSFVPAERLDVTVANGWLMLRGEVEFGWQRRAAEGELRRLDGLRGITNLIEVRPSAPPVADRLRRDVQRALVRTMGAERVTVEVDGDTLVLAGVVRSWWERDQVERVAWCAPGVRVVHDQLLVGG; encoded by the coding sequence ATGACCGAGGTGGTGGATGTCCGCGACGACCAGCGGATCCAACGCGACGTCCTGGCGGAGTTGGCCTGGGACGCCCGGCTGCGACCGAATGAGATCGGCGTGACCGTCGACCAGGGCGTGGTCACCCTGACCGGATTCGTGGACGGTGCCGCTCGCAGGTGGGCCGCGACCCGGTGTGCACAGCGGGTGCGGGGCGTACGGGCGGTGGCCGACGAGATCGAGGTGCGGCTGCCCGGCACACCGGGGCGTACCGACGCCGAGATCGCCCTCGCCGCGTCCCGCGCGCTGGAGTGGGACAGCTTCGTCCCCGCCGAACGGCTGGACGTGACCGTCGCCAACGGCTGGTTGATGCTGCGCGGCGAGGTCGAGTTCGGATGGCAGCGCCGCGCTGCCGAGGGGGAGTTGCGCCGGCTCGACGGACTCCGGGGGATCACCAACCTGATCGAGGTACGACCGTCGGCCCCACCGGTCGCCGATCGGCTGCGTCGGGACGTCCAGCGGGCGCTGGTACGCACGATGGGTGCCGAGCGGGTGACCGTCGAGGTGGACGGCGACACGCTGGTCCTCGCCGGGGTGGTCCGGTCCTGGTGGGAACGCGACCAGGTCGAGCGGGTCGCCTGGTGCGCGCCGGGGGTGCGGGTGGTGCACGACCAGCTCCTCGTCGGCGGGTGA
- a CDS encoding sensor histidine kinase — MKAVQQAKGRVRGIPLRVKLVTSVLALVAVALLVISSLTAYLLRNYLEGQVDGQIRSTAQGLGQLLPKLRSGEVNAMLPSDYVLRLADEQQVYKPVYDKVSLDPEQLPTFATSRDGFEDLEGEPRTVISQDGLTRWRLYYAAQPDGSVLAVGQPLTDVDRAVKQLVWIDLLVGGAVLIMLASVGAAIVRTSLKPLVEIERTAAAIAGGDLTQRVPDPEQGQEHPTSELGRLSRALNAMLTQIEAAFTARAASETAARWAESAARDAAVAAQASESRAIRSEERMRQFVADASHELRTPLTTIRGFAELYRQGAAREPEQTAGLLRRIEDEASRMGLLVEDLLLLARLDRERPLSLTPVELPVLASDAVQAARVMAPDRRIELEIEPGSGPLVVSADDARLRQVIGNLVTNALTHTPPDAEIRVRLRAEAGDLAVVEVADTGPGLSAEQAERVFERFYRADAARTRRADGNTGTGLGLAIVAALVAAHHGSVEVAETPGGGATFRVRLPLLPQGEEAGE; from the coding sequence GTGAAGGCGGTCCAGCAGGCGAAGGGGCGGGTGCGGGGCATCCCGCTGCGGGTCAAGCTGGTCACCTCGGTGCTGGCGCTGGTCGCCGTCGCGCTACTGGTGATCAGCTCATTGACCGCCTACCTCCTCCGCAACTACCTGGAGGGCCAGGTCGACGGGCAGATCAGGTCGACCGCCCAGGGTCTCGGCCAGCTGCTCCCGAAGCTGCGCAGCGGTGAGGTCAACGCGATGCTGCCCAGTGACTATGTCCTGCGCCTGGCCGACGAGCAGCAGGTCTACAAGCCGGTCTACGACAAAGTCAGTCTCGATCCCGAGCAGCTGCCCACCTTCGCGACGAGCCGCGACGGCTTCGAGGATCTGGAGGGGGAGCCGCGGACGGTAATTTCGCAGGACGGCCTCACCCGGTGGCGGCTCTACTACGCGGCCCAGCCGGACGGCTCGGTGCTGGCAGTGGGTCAGCCGCTGACCGACGTGGACCGGGCGGTGAAGCAGCTCGTCTGGATAGACCTCCTGGTCGGCGGCGCAGTGCTGATCATGTTGGCCTCGGTCGGCGCGGCGATCGTCCGGACCAGCCTCAAACCCCTGGTGGAGATCGAACGCACCGCCGCCGCCATCGCCGGTGGTGACCTGACCCAGCGGGTGCCCGACCCGGAGCAGGGGCAGGAGCATCCGACCTCGGAACTGGGCCGGCTGTCCCGTGCGCTGAACGCGATGCTCACGCAGATCGAGGCGGCATTCACCGCCAGAGCCGCCTCGGAGACCGCGGCGCGCTGGGCGGAGAGCGCCGCACGGGATGCGGCCGTCGCCGCCCAGGCGTCCGAGTCGCGGGCCATTCGCTCGGAAGAGCGGATGCGGCAGTTCGTCGCGGACGCCTCGCACGAGCTGCGGACCCCGCTGACCACCATTCGCGGCTTCGCCGAGCTGTACCGGCAGGGCGCAGCCCGGGAGCCGGAGCAGACCGCGGGTCTGCTGCGCCGCATCGAGGACGAGGCGTCCCGGATGGGGCTGCTGGTGGAGGACCTGCTGCTGCTCGCCCGGCTGGACCGGGAACGGCCGCTCTCGCTGACCCCGGTGGAGTTGCCGGTGCTCGCCTCCGACGCGGTGCAGGCCGCCCGGGTGATGGCCCCGGATCGTCGGATCGAGTTGGAGATCGAGCCCGGATCGGGTCCGCTCGTCGTCTCCGCCGACGACGCACGACTGCGTCAGGTGATCGGCAACCTGGTCACCAACGCGCTGACCCACACCCCGCCGGACGCCGAGATCCGCGTGCGGTTGCGTGCCGAAGCGGGGGACCTCGCCGTCGTGGAGGTGGCCGACACCGGCCCCGGTCTCTCGGCGGAGCAGGCGGAGCGGGTCTTCGAGCGGTTCTACCGGGCCGACGCGGCGCGTACGCGGCGGGCCGACGGCAACACCGGCACCGGCCTCGGCCTGGCCATCGTGGCGGCGCTTGTCGCCGCGCACCACGGCTCGGTCGAGGTGGCCGAGACACCCGGCGGTGGAGCCACCTTCCGGGTCCGGCTGCCGCTGCTGCCACAGGGCGAGGAAGCGGGCGAGTGA
- a CDS encoding ABC transporter ATP-binding protein, which yields MTDGQRSPTSDGQIVVSGLTKQYKNVRAVNNLSFTVAPGRVTGFLGPNGAGKTTTLRMLLNLVTPTAGTASISGHRYTDLTNPLRHVGAVLEASSAHKGRTGINHLRVICAAAGLPKERADEALALVGLTPAAKRKFKGYSLGMKQRLGIAAAMLGDPRVLILDEPANGLDPEGIRWMRGFLKNLAHEGRTVLVSSHLLSEMQLLADDVVIIAAGQLVRQGPVDQVLGSMAQSARVRVRTPQAEALIAALKAQSATVDTDEHGTLLVAGVDAPTIGRTALATGVELHELTTERPDLERVFLELTAGKAGIR from the coding sequence ATGACTGACGGGCAGCGAAGCCCCACCAGCGACGGTCAGATCGTGGTGTCCGGTCTGACGAAGCAGTACAAGAACGTGCGGGCGGTGAACAACCTGTCCTTCACCGTGGCGCCGGGGCGGGTGACCGGCTTCCTCGGCCCGAACGGCGCAGGCAAGACCACCACGTTGCGCATGCTGCTGAACCTGGTCACCCCGACTGCCGGCACGGCCAGCATCAGCGGCCATCGGTACACCGACCTCACGAACCCGCTGCGGCACGTCGGCGCGGTGCTGGAGGCATCCAGCGCGCACAAGGGCCGCACCGGCATCAACCACCTGCGGGTCATCTGCGCGGCGGCCGGGCTGCCCAAGGAGCGGGCCGACGAGGCGCTGGCCCTGGTCGGGCTGACCCCGGCGGCGAAGCGCAAGTTCAAGGGTTACTCGCTGGGCATGAAGCAGCGGCTCGGCATCGCCGCCGCGATGCTCGGCGACCCCCGGGTGCTGATCCTCGATGAGCCGGCCAACGGGCTCGACCCGGAGGGCATCCGGTGGATGCGTGGGTTCCTCAAGAACCTCGCCCACGAGGGCCGGACCGTGCTGGTCTCCAGCCACCTGCTGTCGGAGATGCAGCTGCTCGCCGACGACGTGGTGATCATCGCGGCCGGGCAGCTGGTCCGGCAGGGGCCGGTCGACCAGGTTCTCGGCTCGATGGCGCAGAGCGCCCGGGTCCGGGTCCGCACTCCGCAGGCCGAGGCGCTGATCGCCGCCCTGAAGGCGCAGTCGGCGACCGTCGACACCGACGAGCACGGCACCCTGCTGGTTGCCGGGGTGGACGCCCCGACGATCGGCCGGACCGCCCTGGCCACCGGCGTCGAGCTGCACGAACTGACCACCGAACGGCCCGACCTGGAACGGGTCTTCCTGGAGCTGACGGCCGGAAAGGCGGGCATCCGATGA
- a CDS encoding PadR family transcriptional regulator, with translation MTAVFSHGRLRLYLLKLLDDGPKHGYELIRLLEDRFLGLYAPSAGTIYPRLQRLEAEGLVSHTAAGGRKTYDITDAGRAELRQRAGELTALEADIAASVADLSTLAGEIRSEVRGSVRDLKRELSEATRQTRRTRWETQAPPPRPTPAGGPHDVLLDEFDKRLAAFTTEVGRLVRARQFSDTQLRTAIRLLDGALDGLRRLLR, from the coding sequence GTGACCGCCGTGTTCAGCCACGGGCGGCTCCGGCTCTACCTGCTCAAGCTGCTCGACGACGGCCCGAAGCACGGCTACGAGCTGATCCGCCTGCTGGAGGACCGGTTCCTCGGGCTCTACGCGCCCAGCGCCGGCACCATCTACCCCCGGCTGCAACGGTTGGAGGCCGAGGGTCTGGTCAGCCACACCGCCGCCGGCGGTCGCAAGACCTACGACATCACCGACGCCGGCCGTGCCGAGCTGCGCCAACGGGCCGGCGAGTTGACCGCGCTGGAGGCGGACATCGCGGCCTCGGTGGCCGACCTCTCCACCCTGGCCGGCGAGATCCGCAGCGAGGTACGCGGCTCGGTTCGCGACCTCAAGCGGGAGCTGAGCGAAGCCACCCGGCAGACCCGACGTACCCGGTGGGAGACTCAGGCGCCGCCGCCTCGGCCGACGCCGGCCGGCGGGCCGCACGACGTACTGCTCGACGAGTTCGACAAGCGGCTGGCCGCGTTCACCACCGAGGTGGGTCGGCTGGTGCGCGCCCGGCAGTTCAGCGACACCCAGTTGCGCACCGCGATCCGGCTGCTCGACGGCGCGCTGGACGGGCTGCGCCGCCTGCTGCGCTGA
- a CDS encoding lysophospholipid acyltransferase family protein, which produces MTAVPHDLWRPLSGCDDDCLPAAGEVPTVPVARRVLRLVAVTGMLLAGVGLVVLLPVLPTRERQAAVRGWARATARALGVRLVIRGRLPRRRALLVANHVSWLDILAVLAVAPTRMVAKREIRSWPLVGLLAAAAGTVFVDRSRPRALPTTVGRVADTLRAGRSVAVFPEGTTWCAGVGAADCRPGGGFRPAIFQAAIDAGSPVVPLRLTYRSASTGTTTTAAAFLGADTLLRSVARVVTARDLVVSVTIAAALHPARDADRRMLARAAESAVRLLPTAGAVARARQRSVPTAPLAAVTVRTPAATGSELDLAA; this is translated from the coding sequence GTGACCGCCGTGCCGCACGACCTGTGGCGGCCCCTGTCGGGTTGCGACGACGACTGTCTGCCGGCGGCCGGCGAGGTGCCCACGGTGCCGGTGGCCCGCCGGGTGCTCCGGCTGGTCGCGGTGACCGGCATGCTGCTGGCCGGGGTCGGCCTCGTGGTGCTGCTGCCCGTGCTCCCGACCCGGGAGCGGCAGGCGGCGGTGCGCGGCTGGGCCCGGGCCACCGCCCGAGCCCTCGGCGTACGGCTGGTGATCCGGGGTCGGCTGCCCCGGCGGCGGGCGCTGCTGGTCGCCAACCACGTCTCGTGGCTGGACATCCTCGCGGTGCTGGCGGTCGCGCCCACCCGGATGGTCGCGAAGCGGGAGATCCGTTCCTGGCCGCTGGTCGGCCTACTGGCCGCGGCGGCGGGCACGGTCTTCGTGGACCGGTCCCGGCCGCGGGCGCTGCCGACCACCGTCGGCCGGGTCGCGGACACGCTACGCGCCGGACGGTCGGTGGCGGTCTTTCCGGAGGGAACGACGTGGTGTGCCGGTGTCGGTGCCGCCGACTGTCGCCCCGGCGGTGGTTTCCGGCCCGCGATCTTCCAGGCGGCCATCGACGCGGGCAGCCCGGTGGTGCCGCTACGACTCACCTACCGCAGTGCGTCCACGGGAACGACCACCACAGCTGCCGCCTTCCTCGGTGCGGACACCCTGCTGCGGTCGGTGGCCCGGGTGGTCACGGCGCGGGATCTGGTGGTGTCGGTGACGATCGCCGCCGCGCTGCACCCGGCCCGTGACGCCGACCGGCGGATGCTGGCCCGGGCCGCCGAGTCGGCCGTACGTCTGCTGCCCACGGCGGGTGCCGTGGCGCGAGCCCGGCAGCGTTCGGTGCCCACGGCGCCCCTGGCCGCCGTTACGGTGCGGACGCCGGCCGCCACCGGCAGCGAACTGGACCTCGCGGCCTGA
- a CDS encoding S1C family serine protease, with protein MTEFESDPQRRPAPTDAEPSHPTAELPRDERAQSDSPTTPVAVVSTAGDSPVASTAGDTEATVVTPAATDATAAHPGQPTGYEPPTVAQPTGYEPSAPAQPTGYEAPTSTPSAPPYPVSGHSAPGQPGYPQPTAGQYPGAPWYASQQSGWAGGGQPGMAYPPHQQHAQHPGQHAQHPGQHAQHPGQPQHPGQPVPPWGPQVAPPGSGPRPGRIAKFAGAGVAVFALMLGSGVAGGALALALDGDSGGVTRTYSAAPVLNSADLPKIAASVQDSVVSIATDSGEGSGVVLTADGYVLTNNHVVASASGDTVQVVFADGKTAQAKIIGTDPKTDLAVVKANGVTDLKPAKFGDSDAMQVGDQVLALGSPLGLQGSVTSGILSARDRTIRAGEGQQQDPTQQSQPVSSISGLLQTDAPINPGNSGGALVNTRGEVIGVNTAIATSGQSTGNIGVGFAIPSNKAKDVAGKLQRGEKVSHPSLGVGVNQAEGGGALVASVTQGSPAEKAGLQRGDVVTRFGDKLVNDSDDLVGAVQAGKVGDRVEVQFKRNGVEKSATVTLAETS; from the coding sequence ATGACCGAGTTCGAGTCCGACCCGCAGCGCCGGCCGGCCCCCACCGACGCCGAGCCGTCGCATCCCACCGCCGAGCTGCCGCGCGACGAGCGCGCGCAGTCCGACTCCCCGACCACTCCCGTCGCGGTCGTCTCGACCGCCGGTGACTCCCCGGTCGCTTCGACCGCCGGTGACACCGAGGCCACCGTCGTCACGCCCGCCGCGACCGACGCGACGGCCGCACACCCGGGCCAGCCAACGGGGTACGAGCCGCCGACCGTCGCGCAGCCAACCGGGTACGAGCCGTCTGCGCCCGCGCAGCCGACCGGATACGAGGCGCCGACCAGCACCCCGTCCGCGCCGCCGTACCCGGTCTCCGGGCACTCGGCACCTGGCCAGCCCGGCTACCCGCAGCCGACGGCCGGCCAGTACCCCGGTGCACCCTGGTACGCGAGCCAGCAGTCCGGCTGGGCCGGCGGGGGGCAGCCGGGCATGGCGTACCCGCCGCACCAGCAGCACGCCCAGCACCCGGGTCAGCACGCCCAGCACCCAGGGCAGCACGCCCAGCACCCCGGTCAGCCGCAGCACCCGGGTCAGCCGGTCCCGCCGTGGGGCCCGCAGGTCGCGCCGCCCGGCAGCGGCCCCCGGCCGGGCCGGATCGCCAAGTTCGCCGGTGCCGGCGTCGCGGTGTTCGCCCTGATGCTCGGCTCCGGCGTGGCCGGTGGGGCACTCGCCCTCGCCCTGGACGGCGACAGCGGCGGCGTCACCCGCACGTACTCCGCGGCACCGGTGCTCAACAGCGCCGACCTGCCGAAGATCGCCGCGTCCGTGCAGGACAGCGTCGTCTCCATCGCCACCGACAGCGGCGAGGGTTCCGGGGTGGTGCTCACCGCCGACGGCTACGTGCTCACCAACAACCACGTGGTCGCCTCCGCCAGCGGTGACACCGTCCAGGTGGTCTTCGCCGACGGCAAGACCGCGCAGGCGAAGATCATCGGCACCGACCCGAAGACCGACCTGGCCGTGGTCAAGGCCAACGGGGTCACCGACCTCAAGCCGGCCAAGTTCGGCGACAGCGACGCCATGCAGGTCGGCGACCAGGTGCTCGCCCTGGGCAGCCCGCTCGGCCTGCAGGGCTCGGTGACCTCGGGCATCCTCAGCGCCCGGGACCGCACCATCCGGGCCGGCGAGGGGCAGCAGCAGGACCCGACCCAGCAGAGCCAGCCCGTCAGCTCGATCTCCGGTCTGCTCCAGACCGACGCACCGATCAACCCGGGCAACTCCGGCGGCGCGCTGGTCAACACCCGGGGTGAGGTGATCGGCGTCAACACCGCCATCGCGACCTCCGGGCAGAGCACCGGCAACATCGGCGTCGGGTTCGCCATCCCCAGCAACAAGGCCAAGGACGTCGCGGGCAAGCTTCAGCGCGGCGAGAAGGTCAGCCACCCGTCGCTCGGGGTGGGCGTCAACCAGGCCGAGGGCGGTGGGGCACTCGTCGCGTCGGTCACCCAGGGCAGCCCGGCCGAGAAGGCCGGCCTCCAGCGTGGCGACGTCGTCACCCGATTCGGCGACAAGCTGGTCAACGATTCGGATGACCTGGTCGGCGCGGTGCAGGCCGGCAAGGTCGGCGACCGGGTCGAGGTGCAGTTCAAGCGGAACGGTGTCGAGAAGTCGGCAACCGTGACGCTCGCCGAGACGTCCTAA
- a CDS encoding DUF4097 family beta strand repeat-containing protein — MTGWTVESPQRLTMDGPVTRLDVRLVSGRLNVVATDGPTRVDVTQVGRRPVLIEHSDGRLSIRQERGRGWSDVLRWFRMIHRYPRVDVSVAVPADVLADLGLVAGSVVASGLRRQTTVHVTAGQITLMGLRGNTSAKITSGPVEALGVRGELTLETVSGEVIIADSAAERVRAQTVSGAITCDLDGPRRSEIRLSTISGSITVRVRADSDLAVQLHTASGRITSGFPQIRTSTFPLPSSAGVLGAGEGKLWASATSGSIALLARAVDDEGEELP; from the coding sequence ATGACCGGATGGACGGTCGAGAGCCCGCAGCGGCTCACCATGGACGGCCCGGTCACCCGGCTGGACGTCCGCCTGGTCAGCGGACGGCTCAACGTGGTCGCGACCGATGGCCCGACCCGGGTCGACGTCACCCAGGTCGGTCGCCGGCCGGTCCTGATCGAGCACTCCGACGGCCGGCTCAGCATCCGCCAGGAACGCGGCCGGGGCTGGTCGGACGTCCTGCGCTGGTTCCGGATGATCCACCGCTATCCGCGGGTGGACGTCTCCGTCGCCGTGCCCGCCGATGTCCTCGCCGACCTGGGCCTGGTCGCCGGCTCGGTGGTCGCCTCCGGGTTGCGCCGGCAGACGACGGTCCACGTCACCGCCGGTCAGATCACCCTGATGGGCCTGCGCGGCAACACCTCCGCGAAGATCACCTCCGGCCCGGTCGAAGCGCTCGGTGTACGCGGCGAACTCACTCTGGAGACAGTCTCCGGGGAGGTGATCATCGCCGACAGCGCCGCCGAGCGGGTGCGGGCGCAGACCGTCTCGGGCGCGATCACCTGTGATCTGGACGGTCCTCGGCGCAGCGAGATCCGGCTGAGCACCATCTCGGGCAGCATCACCGTCCGGGTCCGTGCGGACAGCGACCTCGCCGTCCAACTGCACACCGCCTCGGGCCGGATCACCAGTGGCTTCCCGCAGATCCGCACCTCGACGTTCCCCCTGCCCAGCAGCGCGGGAGTGCTCGGTGCCGGCGAAGGTAAGCTCTGGGCTTCCGCGACCTCGGGGAGCATCGCCCTGCTCGCCCGAGCGGTCGACGACGAGGGGGAGGAGCTGCCGTGA
- a CDS encoding response regulator transcription factor, whose translation MPATQTEARLLVVEDDPNILELLSASLRFAGFDVATATSGSAALNAAKDHRPDLVVLDVMLPDLDGFEVIRMLREGGTRTPVVFLTARDATDDKIRGLTLGGDDYVTKPFSLEELTARIRAVLRRTTTGEQTPSRLTFADLELDEETHEVHRAGQRVQLSPTEFKLLRYLMLNANRVLSKAQILDHVWNYDFRGDDNIVESYISYLRRKVDTTQPRLIHTLRGVGYVLRKPAA comes from the coding sequence ATGCCCGCTACCCAGACCGAGGCGCGACTGCTCGTCGTCGAGGACGACCCCAACATCCTCGAACTGCTCTCCGCGAGCCTGCGGTTCGCGGGCTTCGACGTGGCCACCGCGACCAGTGGGAGCGCGGCGCTCAACGCCGCCAAGGACCACCGGCCCGACCTGGTGGTGCTCGACGTGATGCTGCCGGACCTGGACGGCTTCGAGGTCATCCGGATGCTGCGCGAGGGCGGCACCCGTACCCCGGTGGTCTTCCTGACCGCTCGGGACGCCACCGATGACAAGATCCGTGGGCTGACCCTGGGCGGTGACGACTACGTCACCAAGCCGTTCAGCCTGGAGGAGTTGACCGCCCGGATCCGCGCCGTGCTGCGCCGCACCACGACCGGCGAGCAGACCCCGTCCCGGCTCACCTTCGCCGATCTGGAGTTGGACGAGGAGACCCACGAGGTGCACCGGGCCGGCCAGCGCGTGCAGCTCTCGCCGACCGAGTTCAAGCTGCTGCGCTACCTGATGCTCAACGCCAACCGGGTGCTGTCCAAGGCGCAGATCCTCGACCACGTCTGGAACTACGACTTCCGCGGTGACGACAACATCGTCGAGTCCTACATCTCCTACCTGCGGCGCAAGGTCGACACCACCCAGCCCCGACTGATCCACACGCTTCGTGGCGTCGGGTACGTGCTGCGCAAGCCGGCGGCGTGA
- a CDS encoding ABC transporter permease, protein MNLVRAELLKIRTTSTWWWLALGAFVSIVLAFAFNAWYAVTVLGGDGGEFGASPEQSTPAAQAANIYTSGQYLGLMFVMLIGILMVTNEFFHQTATTTFLTTPRRTSVIVGKLVAASLLGFLFWLATTLIDLAAGSIFLSLNDYGAQLGEWPVQRALLFNLLAYAIWTILGVGIGTLITNQLGAVITAAVLYLVGTQVVGLLFLLLSNLLDSEAVLKWQVVWPAVASQVMITEGQSEFVPAWWVGALVLIGYAVVSGVVGVLLTRRRDIA, encoded by the coding sequence ATGAACCTGGTCCGAGCCGAACTGCTCAAGATCCGCACGACCAGCACCTGGTGGTGGCTGGCTCTCGGCGCGTTCGTGTCGATCGTCCTGGCCTTCGCGTTCAACGCCTGGTATGCCGTCACCGTCCTCGGCGGCGACGGCGGAGAATTCGGTGCCAGCCCAGAGCAGTCGACCCCGGCGGCGCAGGCAGCGAACATCTACACCTCGGGCCAGTATCTCGGGCTGATGTTCGTGATGCTCATCGGCATCCTGATGGTCACCAACGAGTTCTTCCACCAGACGGCGACCACGACGTTCCTGACCACGCCGCGGCGCACCTCGGTCATCGTCGGCAAGCTCGTCGCCGCCAGCCTGCTCGGCTTCCTCTTCTGGCTGGCGACCACGCTGATCGACCTGGCCGCCGGCTCGATCTTCCTGTCCCTCAACGACTACGGCGCTCAGCTCGGCGAGTGGCCGGTGCAGCGGGCGCTGCTGTTCAACCTGCTCGCGTACGCCATCTGGACGATCCTCGGCGTGGGTATCGGCACGCTGATCACCAACCAACTCGGTGCGGTGATCACGGCTGCGGTGCTCTACCTGGTCGGTACCCAGGTGGTGGGTCTGCTGTTCCTGCTCCTGTCGAACCTCCTCGACAGCGAGGCGGTGCTCAAGTGGCAGGTGGTCTGGCCCGCGGTCGCCTCCCAGGTCATGATCACCGAAGGCCAGTCCGAGTTCGTGCCGGCCTGGTGGGTCGGTGCCCTGGTGCTGATCGGCTACGCGGTGGTCAGCGGGGTCGTCGGAGTCCTGCTCACTCGGCGGCGCGACATCGCCTGA
- a CDS encoding GNAT family N-acetyltransferase — MAVLHAAGAPLTTSGYTLLIADDPTQVAAAQRLRHEVFAIELGATLLPGAAGLDVDPFDAYCDHLIVREDSTGEVVGTYRLLPPGRTHRRYAEDEFDLTALDPLRDDLVEAGRSCVHPDHRTGAVINLMWAGIIRYLHLRGSRWLGGCASVPVADGGRTVAEVWNQALTRHLSPPPLRVRPLRPWFADPTAALTAAAPLAADAAGRAAVPPLLRGYLRLGAWICGEPSYDPDFGCADFYVLFSLDRMNPRYLRHFLGAEAQR; from the coding sequence ATGGCCGTTCTGCATGCCGCTGGCGCACCCCTGACGACCAGCGGATACACCCTGCTGATCGCCGACGACCCCACCCAGGTCGCGGCCGCGCAACGCCTGCGTCACGAGGTGTTCGCCATTGAGCTCGGCGCCACTCTCCTCCCCGGTGCGGCCGGGTTGGACGTGGACCCCTTCGACGCGTACTGCGACCACCTGATCGTCCGCGAGGACAGCACCGGCGAGGTGGTCGGCACGTACCGGCTGCTGCCGCCTGGCCGCACCCACCGGCGGTACGCCGAGGACGAGTTCGACCTCACCGCGCTCGACCCGCTCCGCGACGACCTGGTCGAGGCGGGCCGATCCTGTGTGCACCCGGACCACCGCACCGGCGCGGTGATCAACCTGATGTGGGCCGGCATCATCCGGTACCTGCATCTGCGTGGCTCCCGCTGGCTCGGCGGCTGCGCCTCGGTGCCGGTGGCCGACGGCGGGCGGACGGTCGCCGAGGTGTGGAACCAGGCCCTGACCCGGCACCTGTCGCCGCCGCCACTGCGGGTCCGCCCGCTGCGGCCCTGGTTCGCCGACCCGACCGCCGCTCTCACCGCCGCTGCCCCGTTGGCAGCCGACGCGGCCGGGCGCGCCGCGGTGCCGCCGCTGCTGCGCGGTTACCTCCGGCTCGGCGCGTGGATCTGCGGTGAGCCGTCGTACGACCCCGACTTTGGGTGCGCGGACTTCTACGTGCTCTTCTCCCTGGACCGGATGAACCCGCGCTACCTGCGGCACTTCCTGGGTGCGGAGGCGCAGCGGTGA
- a CDS encoding glycosyltransferase family 4 protein — protein sequence MVVPPWLSVPPPGYGGLEQVVAALVDALTRHGHVVTLFGAGNHHGTDAEGFVSTVPEVQYERLGESLPELAHLARVNRLITAAEFDVIHDHTTIGPLLAGRRAVPTVATVHGNPVGEYGDVLSEIDSDVALVAISHAQRLLNPSLPWAGTVHNALDIRGLPRKTEPGRGPVLWLARFSPDKGPDVAIQACREAGLPLLLAGKCNEPAERRYYEQVVVPLVDENVTVVLNADRAETLRMLVDARCLIMPIQWDEPFGMVMLEAMATGTPVVALNRGAVPELVRPGMTGLVCAGPEELPAALLAAERLDPDDCVAHVAENFSVERMAYGYAEVYRRFAANRRDLLESARVSAR from the coding sequence ATGGTGGTTCCACCATGGTTGTCCGTGCCGCCGCCCGGCTACGGCGGCCTTGAGCAGGTCGTCGCGGCCCTGGTGGACGCGTTGACCAGGCATGGGCACGTGGTGACCCTGTTCGGCGCCGGCAACCACCACGGCACCGACGCCGAAGGCTTCGTCTCCACCGTCCCCGAGGTCCAGTACGAGCGGCTCGGTGAGTCGCTGCCCGAGCTGGCCCATTTGGCCCGGGTGAATCGGCTGATCACGGCCGCCGAATTCGACGTGATCCACGACCACACCACGATCGGGCCGCTGCTCGCCGGCCGCCGGGCCGTACCGACGGTCGCGACCGTGCACGGCAACCCCGTGGGGGAGTACGGCGATGTGCTCAGCGAGATCGACTCGGATGTCGCCCTGGTGGCGATCTCACACGCCCAGCGCCTGCTGAACCCCAGCCTGCCCTGGGCCGGGACGGTGCACAACGCGCTGGACATCCGCGGCCTTCCGCGCAAGACCGAACCGGGCCGGGGCCCGGTGCTGTGGCTGGCGCGGTTCAGCCCGGACAAGGGCCCGGACGTCGCCATCCAGGCGTGCCGGGAGGCCGGGTTGCCCCTCCTGCTGGCCGGTAAGTGCAACGAGCCGGCCGAGCGCCGTTATTACGAGCAGGTCGTCGTGCCGCTGGTCGACGAGAATGTGACAGTCGTGCTCAACGCCGACCGCGCGGAGACGCTGCGGATGCTCGTCGACGCCCGCTGTCTGATCATGCCGATTCAGTGGGACGAGCCGTTCGGCATGGTCATGCTGGAGGCGATGGCGACCGGGACGCCGGTGGTCGCGCTCAACCGGGGTGCGGTGCCGGAGTTGGTCCGGCCCGGGATGACCGGGCTGGTCTGCGCGGGCCCGGAGGAGCTACCCGCGGCGTTGCTCGCAGCCGAGCGACTCGACCCGGACGACTGCGTGGCGCACGTCGCGGAGAACTTCTCGGTCGAACGGATGGCGTACGGCTATGCGGAGGTCTACCGGCGCTTCGCTGCCAACCGCCGCGACCTCCTGGAATCGGCCCGGGTGTCGGCCCGCTGA